From Toxorhynchites rutilus septentrionalis strain SRP chromosome 2, ASM2978413v1, whole genome shotgun sequence, a single genomic window includes:
- the LOC129765734 gene encoding uncharacterized protein LOC129765734, which yields MFCLLSRVLIVTSLLTVGSNSAPQTELLLHPSTPRRGRFLGLLGFLTGLTLIDSLDDSDSPKIKPPAGIVRIDIGRPFMESIYQYTYNPYLYGAVPLINIKIPLRPDSDVFNNAGFGAGDGVFGGSSGLISNHVGTDLIEPRPPTFADEPASPTAQTLEEKPRNRKIRKPQLFTSRIIRSTLRSDLAEDQLSDAAEDSNSLIQSTTTISSSPMLSDSNLTEGLGPCEEPLNLYVTAIPVIEDNSLYDQPSDIPHPYPFNAGSLRDTASISLTTIEPHDEFRPSRPDKLQNYFNSAATAINPDEFRPIITV from the exons ATGTTCTGCCTCCTAAGTCGGGTACTTATTGTGACTTCGTTGTTAACAGTCGGATCAAACAGTGCCCCTCAAACTGAACTTCTTCTGCATCCGAGCACTCCGCGTCGAGGTCGCTTCCTCGGATTGCTGGGTTTCCTAACGGGGCTAACGTTGATTGATTCGTTGGATGATAGCGACTCGCCTAAGATAAAGCCACCGGCTGGGATAGTAAGGATTGATATCGGGAGACCCTTTATGGAATCGATATATCAGTACACCTACAATCCGTACCTTTACGGGGCGGTTCCGTTGATCAACATCAAAATTCCTCTCAGACCGGATAGCGATGTATTCAATAATGCTGGATTTGGAGCTGGCGATGGAGTGTTTGGGGGATCGTCGGGCCTCATATCGAACCACGTTGGGACGGATTTGATTGAACCAAGGCCTCCGACGTTTGCTGATGAGCCG GCATCGCCAACGGCCCAAACACTGGAAGAGAAGCCTAGGAATAGGAAAATCAGAAAACCTCAACTGTTCACTTCGAGGATAATACGAAGCACACTAAGAAGCGATCTAGCAGAGGATCAATTGTCCGACGCGGCGGAAGACTCAAATTCATTGATTCAATCCACAACAACCATATCGTCCAGCCCCATGTTAAGTGATTCGAATCTCACCGAAGGATTAGGCCCATGTGaggagccattaaacctttacGTAACAGCTATTCCAGTCATCGAGGATAACTCTTTATACGATCAGCCATCGGACATACCGCACCCCTATCCGTTCAACGCAGGTAGCCTTCGAGATACGGCATCCATCAGTCTAACGACGATCGAACCGCATGACGAGTTCAGGCCGAGTCGGCCGGATAAACTGCAAAATTATTTCAACAGCGCCGCAACTGCCATAAATCCTGATGAATTTCGTCCGATAATTACCGTTTAG